One Bacteroidales bacterium DNA window includes the following coding sequences:
- a CDS encoding outer membrane beta-barrel protein, translated as MNKLLNVFSFRILLALLSLFPLFSFAQSESGFGKWSAGLRFAPEYAYRSLHATDGWNGMADYRDNMEIPSFGYTTGACILYKVNDKLSFESGLNFSDRHYSSTYRDIIFEVDEGIRKFKSSSHFYYLSLPVKGTYNVYSGKVKVYVAAAVYCDLFLVAKTVSFLKYDDGHVKKSSSRMDYDFSAFNMSGSLGAGIELPVNDRISIRFEPNYRRSFFPILDAPIREFEYSFGLDSGVIYHL; from the coding sequence ATGAATAAATTATTGAATGTATTTTCTTTTAGGATTCTACTGGCCTTATTGTCACTGTTCCCATTATTTTCTTTTGCACAAAGTGAATCAGGTTTTGGGAAGTGGTCGGCCGGATTACGCTTTGCCCCTGAATATGCCTATCGTTCGCTTCATGCCACTGATGGGTGGAATGGTATGGCTGATTATCGCGATAATATGGAGATCCCATCCTTTGGATATACAACAGGTGCATGCATTCTTTATAAGGTGAATGATAAATTGAGTTTTGAATCAGGCCTAAATTTCTCCGACAGGCATTACAGTTCAACCTATAGGGATATAATTTTTGAAGTAGATGAGGGTATAAGAAAATTCAAATCTTCCAGTCATTTTTATTACCTCTCATTACCTGTGAAAGGTACTTACAATGTTTATTCCGGTAAGGTCAAGGTATACGTTGCTGCCGCAGTTTACTGTGATCTTTTCCTGGTGGCTAAAACAGTGAGCTTCCTGAAATATGATGATGGCCATGTTAAAAAATCATCCAGCCGGATGGATTATGATTTTTCTGCGTTCAATATGAGTGGTTCTCTGGGTGCTGGTATTGAACTGCCTGTAAACGATCGGATTTCAATCAGGTTCGAACCCAATTACAGAAGGTCATTTTTCCCAATCCTGGATGCGCCTATCAGGGAATTCGAGTATTCCTTCGGACTGGATTCAGGGGTTATTTACCATTTATAA
- a CDS encoding isoaspartyl peptidase/L-asparaginase, with protein MKLKLLLMPISLVMILLISSVQAQNIKENYSLTIHGGAGNLSAEAFTPEKLKIYTDSLNRALEIGDSILRNGGSSLDAVEACIRFLEDCPLFNAGKGAVFTAEGKNELDASIMNGATHQAGSVAGMTTVRHPISAARKVMENSPHVMLTGKGAELFAKEQGLEIVDPSYFRTEQRWNDFEKAKARMDSIQKAEGKHGTVGCVALDKMGNLAAGTSTGGMMMKKYGRVGDSPIIGAGTYADNESCAISATGHGEFFIRNVVAYDISALMKYKEMSLSEAATYVIQSKLKEQGGNGGIIGIDRNGNIAMVFNTSGMFRGWLKSENGRIDRGTAIFR; from the coding sequence ATGAAGTTGAAACTATTGCTGATGCCAATCTCCCTGGTAATGATACTGTTGATTTCTTCAGTTCAGGCTCAGAACATAAAGGAGAATTATTCTCTTACTATTCACGGAGGGGCTGGGAATCTGTCAGCTGAAGCATTCACTCCTGAAAAGTTAAAAATCTATACCGACTCCCTCAACCGTGCGCTGGAAATAGGAGATAGCATCCTGCGCAATGGGGGAAGCAGTCTGGATGCTGTGGAGGCATGCATCCGTTTCCTGGAGGATTGCCCCCTTTTCAATGCCGGTAAGGGCGCAGTTTTTACGGCAGAAGGGAAAAATGAGCTGGATGCAAGTATCATGAATGGTGCTACCCATCAGGCTGGAAGTGTGGCAGGAATGACAACTGTAAGGCACCCGATATCAGCAGCAAGAAAAGTGATGGAAAACTCTCCCCATGTGATGCTGACAGGAAAGGGTGCAGAACTCTTTGCCAAAGAGCAGGGACTCGAAATCGTGGACCCTTCCTATTTCCGCACCGAACAGCGCTGGAACGACTTTGAGAAAGCCAAAGCGAGAATGGATTCCATTCAAAAAGCGGAAGGGAAACATGGAACCGTAGGTTGTGTGGCACTGGATAAGATGGGAAACCTGGCAGCCGGGACTTCCACCGGTGGGATGATGATGAAGAAATATGGAAGGGTGGGGGATTCTCCTATTATCGGGGCCGGTACCTATGCGGATAACGAAAGTTGTGCGATTTCTGCAACCGGGCATGGTGAGTTTTTCATCAGGAATGTGGTTGCATATGACATTAGTGCCTTGATGAAATACAAGGAAATGAGCCTCAGTGAAGCCGCAACCTATGTAATTCAATCCAAACTAAAAGAACAGGGAGGCAATGGGGGCATCATCGGAATCGATAGAAACGGAAATATTGCAATGGTATTCAATACCTCAGGAATGTTCAGGGGCTGGCTGAAGTCGGAGAACGGCAGGATTGACAGGGGAACAGCAATTTTCAGGTAA
- a CDS encoding TSUP family transporter translates to MNLLELFSEYSTLTLIALVVFSFIAGFIDSVVGGGGLIQIPALLINFPGQSLPTLFGTNKIAALSGTSVAAYQYSRHIKFNFKLLFIISFFAFVASFTGAKVVSYIHVETLKPLILVILILIAIYTFINKDLGSIQTRHLSEKKQIVFGSIIGVSVGFYDGFFGPGTGSFFVLGFVVILGFEFLTASAYAKFINCMTNISALIVFIRQGNYLLEIALLMAVCNIAGNLAGSRMALKRGNSFIRMLFLVIVLMMIVRYGYDVFFTDSR, encoded by the coding sequence ATGAATCTTTTGGAATTGTTTTCGGAATATTCAACCCTGACACTAATCGCATTAGTGGTTTTTTCTTTTATAGCCGGTTTCATTGATTCTGTGGTTGGAGGAGGTGGACTCATACAAATTCCGGCATTGCTCATAAATTTCCCGGGTCAGTCACTGCCTACTCTCTTTGGAACCAATAAAATTGCAGCTCTATCAGGAACTTCAGTAGCTGCTTATCAATATTCAAGGCATATAAAATTTAATTTCAAACTTTTATTTATTATTTCATTTTTTGCTTTTGTAGCCTCCTTTACCGGGGCAAAAGTGGTGAGCTATATTCATGTGGAAACGCTGAAACCCCTGATACTTGTTATACTCATCCTCATAGCGATTTATACTTTTATCAATAAGGATCTTGGTTCAATACAAACCAGGCATTTATCTGAAAAAAAACAGATTGTTTTTGGCTCCATTATCGGAGTTTCCGTGGGGTTTTATGATGGTTTTTTTGGCCCCGGGACGGGTAGCTTTTTTGTCCTTGGGTTTGTGGTTATCCTGGGTTTTGAATTCCTGACGGCATCTGCCTATGCCAAATTCATCAACTGTATGACCAATATTTCTGCATTAATCGTTTTTATCCGCCAGGGGAATTATTTACTGGAGATTGCCCTGCTCATGGCTGTGTGCAATATTGCCGGAAACCTGGCAGGCAGCAGGATGGCCCTGAAAAGAGGGAATAGTTTCATCAGGATGCTTTTCCTGGTGATTGTTTTAATGATGATAGTCAGGTATGGATATGATGTTTTTTTTACGGATTCCCGATGA
- a CDS encoding sulfite exporter TauE/SafE family protein: MSWFTIFLLITSGLFVGFINTLAGGGTAISIAVLMMLGLPANVANGTNRIAVIFQNITSVQAFGKKDLIPWRKSTLLAIPTIIGSVLGAWIAVDINETFFRKAMAVIMLIMLFFVIVKPSVWLKERKHLTEKPVSWIEVVIFFLIGIYGGFIQIGVGYYLLAGIVLGSGFDLVRANAIKVYIVLLYTLAAIVVFILNKQVHWEYGLIHSLGNIGGAWIASRMAIKRGVGFVRWMIIVIILVFSADLLGLISIKQIITGL, from the coding sequence ATGTCCTGGTTCACCATTTTCCTGCTGATTACCTCGGGTCTGTTTGTCGGGTTCATCAATACCCTGGCAGGAGGAGGAACCGCGATAAGTATTGCAGTGCTGATGATGCTGGGATTGCCTGCCAATGTGGCCAATGGTACCAACCGCATTGCTGTTATCTTTCAGAATATTACCTCTGTTCAGGCATTTGGGAAGAAAGACCTGATCCCTTGGCGGAAATCAACCCTTTTGGCGATCCCCACTATTATCGGCTCAGTATTGGGAGCATGGATCGCTGTTGATATCAACGAAACCTTCTTCCGCAAAGCCATGGCAGTGATCATGCTGATCATGCTGTTCTTCGTGATCGTAAAACCTTCTGTCTGGCTTAAGGAAAGAAAGCATCTTACAGAAAAGCCTGTCTCATGGATAGAAGTTGTCATTTTTTTCCTGATTGGAATTTATGGAGGTTTCATTCAGATTGGGGTGGGATATTATCTGCTGGCCGGGATTGTTCTTGGTTCAGGCTTCGACCTTGTCAGAGCCAACGCCATCAAAGTTTATATTGTGCTTCTTTATACCCTGGCTGCTATTGTGGTGTTTATCCTGAATAAACAGGTACACTGGGAATACGGACTGATCCATTCTCTCGGAAATATTGGGGGTGCCTGGATTGCCTCCAGGATGGCAATTAAAAGGGGTGTGGGATTTGTCCGATGGATGATCATTGTCATCATTCTTGTGTTTTCTGCCGACCTGCTGGGATTGATCAGCATAAAACAAATCATAACGGGCCTCTAG